GCGGCGGCGAGCGGTCGTCCGGGGCCTGCGGTTCTGCTGCTGCCGGCAGACGTCCTGCGTGAAGAAGTACCCGCGTCGGTGGCACCGCGAAAAGCCTCGCTCGGCCACTGGCCGCTGGATCGCGTGCGCCCACCGCAGGATCTTATCGACACGGTGGCGAAGAAGATCGCCGCGGCCGAACATCCGGTCCTGATGGTTGGCGGCGGCGCTGTGGCGTCGCGCGCGAGCGCAGCCATCGCGAAACTCCAGGAACTGGCACATCTGCCTGTCTTCACGACCAATATGGGCAAGGGCGCGGTCGCGGAAACGCATCCCCTGTCCTGCGGCGTGCTGGGCGCGCTGGTCGGCCCGACCGCGCTCGGTAAGCAGACGCTGCCGATCTACCGCGCGGCGGATCTCATCGTTCAGATCGGAACGCGCAACAATCAGAACGGCACGGACAACTGGCGCAACGTGTCGCCGACGGCCGAACTCGTGCAGATCGATCTAGACCCGCAGGAAATCGGACGCAACTATGAGGCCACCCGCCTTATCGGCGACGCCGCCAGCACGGTGGAGGCGCTCAACGATGCGCTCGCCGGTTGCGACCTGAGCAAGCGCAAGGCGCGCAGAACGGCTGTCGAGCAACGTATCGCAGCCGCATGGGCGGCGTTCGAGGACGCGCGAACGCCCATGACGACCGACCGTGCGCCGCTGCGTCCCGAGCGGGTCATGGCAACGCTGCAACACCTGATCGGTCCCGACGATATCGTGGTTGCCGACGCAAGCTACTCTTCCATGTGGGTCGTGGGCCAGTTGCGCTCGAAGCAGGCGGGCTCCCGCTTCATTACGCCGCGCGGTCTGGCGGGGCTCGGCTGGGGATTGCCGCTTGCCATCGGCGCCAAGCTCGCTAGGCCCGAAGGCCGTGTCATCGCCCTCGTGGGAGACGGCGGCTTCGCGCATTCATGGGCCGAACTCGAGACCCTCACGCGGATGAACGTACCCGTGCTCGTCATCGTCCTGAACAACGGCATTCTCGGCTTCCAGCGCGATGCGGAAACCGTGAAATTCGGCAGTTTCACGACGGCCTGTCATTTCCACGACGTGGAGCATGCGGCCATTGCGCGGGCATGCGGGTGTCAGGGATGGCGAGTCAGCGACGCGGCCGAACTCGATCGCGCGCTCGCGCAATGGGTGCAGGCGCCGAGCGCGGCGCTTCTCGAAGTCATCACCGATCCTGAGGCGCATCCGCCTCTCTCCCTGTTCGCCGGAACGCTCGATCGCGAGCCGGAAGGCATCTAGGTTGCGCCGCAGTATGGCGTCAAGCGCTCGCCGCAGTGCCGAATCTCGATCGCATCGTCCGCCGATGCGACCGGGTCGTCGGACGGCTGGCGGCGTGATCAGTTCTGCTGGCTGCCCGGCACCATGCGCGCCATGATCTGCTCGCGCACGCGGATCAGATGCTCGCGCATGGCCGTCTCGGCGCGATCGGGTGCGCGATCGCGAATGGCCTGTGCGATCGCCTGATGCTCGAGGTCGCGTTGACGGATGCGGTCCGGGCAGTGCGGAACGGGCTGCTGTATATGCAAACGGATGTCCGAGCCGACGCGGCGGATGATCTGATAGATGTCGGCGGCGAGCGCGTTCCCCGAGGCTGCCGCAACGGCGCGGTGAAATG
The Pandoraea pulmonicola DNA segment above includes these coding regions:
- a CDS encoding acetolactate synthase catalytic subunit gives rise to the protein MTTNITVAQAIAQGLKRHGVEFVFAQSLPSAVILACEEIGIRQIAYRQENMGGVMADGYARVSGKVSVVAAQNGPAATLLVAPLAEAFKASVPVIALVQEVERNQADRNAFQEIDHVAVFASCAKWTRKLITADRVDDYVDAAFIAAASGRPGPAVLLLPADVLREEVPASVAPRKASLGHWPLDRVRPPQDLIDTVAKKIAAAEHPVLMVGGGAVASRASAAIAKLQELAHLPVFTTNMGKGAVAETHPLSCGVLGALVGPTALGKQTLPIYRAADLIVQIGTRNNQNGTDNWRNVSPTAELVQIDLDPQEIGRNYEATRLIGDAASTVEALNDALAGCDLSKRKARRTAVEQRIAAAWAAFEDARTPMTTDRAPLRPERVMATLQHLIGPDDIVVADASYSSMWVVGQLRSKQAGSRFITPRGLAGLGWGLPLAIGAKLARPEGRVIALVGDGGFAHSWAELETLTRMNVPVLVIVLNNGILGFQRDAETVKFGSFTTACHFHDVEHAAIARACGCQGWRVSDAAELDRALAQWVQAPSAALLEVITDPEAHPPLSLFAGTLDREPEGI